The following are encoded in a window of Mycoplasmopsis verecunda genomic DNA:
- a CDS encoding EI24 domain-containing protein produces MNNISYFFEATEQQSSNSNNGLDTIINFLKNLSDKLNGATVWLPIVITALIAIAFLLGFWFNYKWTIFKVVAIVITIVATILFYNLVSEQIANRLKDDDTTNTTVQSGLPFISTLVAIIIYLSIRVFFFFITLIIQLATKKKRKEKAALRKESGHRGNRIWTRVLFGGTNAILTIPGTLLIANVITTGIPTTNSTTKSTSLGVKMMTGGKGASLSGLGAGVIAGIDLFKKGNTLFELMQKDPSNLSKKDLDELTQALGATTNILNNEDVQNVIKEVATSYVKKEVQVINKTLNTDEYLDKLVQHVEETNSSYKLADDAQKKDILTSYAIEQINKKGDEFMGQAESASAKEYLNVARYVISSLNKDTRNSLATISASILNMDPNIESKINTEQVTKAIFNKLAEFKYQKEVIE; encoded by the coding sequence ATGAATAATATATCTTACTTTTTTGAAGCTACTGAACAACAAAGTTCTAATTCTAATAATGGTTTAGATACCATAATTAACTTCTTAAAAAATCTCTCTGATAAATTAAATGGAGCAACTGTTTGATTGCCTATTGTAATCACTGCATTAATTGCTATAGCATTTCTTTTAGGTTTTTGATTTAATTACAAATGAACAATTTTTAAGGTTGTAGCAATTGTTATTACTATTGTGGCAACAATTTTATTTTATAATCTAGTATCTGAACAAATTGCTAATCGTCTAAAAGATGATGATACAACTAATACCACGGTTCAATCGGGATTGCCGTTCATATCAACTTTAGTTGCTATTATTATTTACTTGTCTATTAGAGTATTTTTCTTCTTTATTACATTAATAATTCAATTAGCTACAAAAAAGAAACGTAAAGAAAAAGCTGCATTAAGAAAAGAATCAGGACACAGAGGGAATAGAATTTGAACTCGTGTTCTATTTGGTGGTACTAATGCTATTTTAACTATACCCGGTACTTTACTTATCGCTAATGTTATAACTACTGGAATTCCAACAACTAACTCAACAACTAAATCTACTAGTTTAGGTGTTAAAATGATGACTGGTGGAAAAGGTGCTTCACTTTCAGGTCTAGGTGCTGGAGTAATTGCCGGAATTGATTTATTTAAAAAAGGTAATACTTTATTTGAATTAATGCAAAAAGATCCTTCTAATTTATCTAAAAAAGATCTTGATGAACTAACACAAGCTCTTGGTGCTACTACAAACATTTTAAATAATGAAGATGTGCAAAATGTTATAAAAGAAGTAGCTACAAGTTATGTTAAAAAAGAGGTACAAGTTATTAATAAAACTTTAAACACAGACGAGTACTTAGATAAATTGGTTCAACATGTTGAAGAAACAAACTCAAGTTATAAACTTGCAGATGATGCACAGAAAAAAGACATTCTAACTTCTTATGCTATAGAACAAATTAATAAAAAAGGTGATGAATTTATGGGCCAAGCAGAAAGCGCTTCTGCTAAGGAATACTTAAATGTTGCAAGATACGTTATCTCTTCATTAAATAAAGATACTAGAAATTCATTAGCAACAATTTCTGCTTCTATATTAAATATGGATCCTAATATCGAAAGTAAAATCAATACTGAACAAGTAACCAAAGCTATCTTTAATAAATTAGCTGAATTTAAATATCAAAAAGAAGTAATTGAATAG
- the eno gene encoding phosphopyruvate hydratase, whose protein sequence is MSAITKIHAREILDSRGNPTVEVEVFTEFGGYGIAKVPSGASTGSREALELRDKGSEYEGNWFGGKGVMLAVNHVNNDIVPHILGMEVTQQREIDMKMVELDGTENKSKFGANAILGVSLAVARAAANELQIPLYKYLGGFNAHELPVPMLNVINGGEHASNTIDFQEFMIMPVGAKSFREALQMANFVFHNLAKLLKKHGHGVQVGDEGGFAPNFKSHEEALDFLVEAIKAAGYTPAKEGEKAVAIAMDCASSELYADGVYTFKKLKAAIEEGKAGFEHLEGVKLTYTSDEMAEYLKSLVAKYPIISIEDGFAESDWAGFKKFTAEMGDKLQIVGDDLTVTNTAILKRAIEEKSMNSILIKINQIGSITETFDAIQMAQKANMTAVVSHRSGETEDTSIADIAVAMNTGQIKTGSLSRTDRIAKYNRLLAIEEELGTVSEFKGIKAFYNIVK, encoded by the coding sequence ATGTCAGCAATTACAAAAATTCATGCACGTGAAATATTAGACTCACGTGGTAACCCAACTGTTGAGGTTGAAGTATTTACAGAATTTGGCGGATATGGTATCGCTAAAGTTCCATCAGGTGCTTCAACAGGTTCACGTGAAGCTTTAGAATTAAGAGATAAAGGTTCAGAATATGAAGGTAACTGATTTGGTGGAAAAGGTGTTATGTTAGCAGTTAACCATGTTAACAACGATATAGTCCCACACATCTTAGGAATGGAAGTTACTCAACAACGTGAAATCGATATGAAAATGGTTGAACTTGATGGTACAGAAAACAAATCAAAATTTGGTGCTAATGCTATTTTAGGAGTTTCTTTAGCTGTTGCTAGAGCCGCTGCTAATGAGTTACAAATTCCACTTTACAAATACTTAGGTGGGTTTAATGCACACGAATTACCAGTTCCTATGTTAAATGTTATCAACGGTGGAGAACACGCTTCAAATACAATTGACTTCCAAGAATTTATGATTATGCCTGTTGGTGCTAAATCATTTAGAGAAGCATTACAAATGGCTAACTTTGTATTCCACAACTTAGCTAAATTACTTAAAAAACACGGACACGGTGTTCAAGTTGGTGATGAAGGTGGTTTTGCTCCAAACTTCAAATCACACGAAGAAGCATTAGATTTCTTAGTTGAAGCTATTAAAGCAGCTGGTTATACACCTGCTAAAGAAGGTGAAAAAGCTGTAGCTATCGCTATGGACTGTGCTTCATCAGAATTATATGCAGATGGTGTTTACACATTCAAGAAATTAAAAGCAGCTATCGAAGAAGGAAAAGCTGGATTTGAACATTTAGAAGGTGTTAAATTAACATATACTTCAGACGAAATGGCAGAATACTTAAAATCACTTGTTGCTAAATACCCAATCATTTCAATTGAAGATGGTTTTGCCGAAAGTGATTGAGCTGGATTTAAAAAATTCACAGCTGAAATGGGTGATAAATTACAAATCGTTGGTGATGACTTAACAGTTACAAATACAGCTATTTTAAAACGTGCTATTGAAGAAAAATCAATGAACTCAATTCTTATTAAAATTAACCAAATTGGTTCAATTACTGAAACATTTGATGCTATTCAAATGGCTCAAAAAGCAAACATGACAGCAGTTGTTTCACACCGTTCAGGAGAAACAGAAGATACTTCAATCGCTGATATCGCTGTTGCTATGAACACAGGACAAATTAAAACAGGTTCATTATCACGTACAGATAGAATCGCAAAATACAATCGTTTATTAGCTATTGAAGAAGAATTAGGAACAGTTTCTGAATTCAAAGGTATCAAAGCTTTCTACAACATTGTTAAATAA
- the def gene encoding peptide deformylase, translating to MNKKYNIKIVQLPDTVLRKKSHDVPIPLTDEDIDLAERMIYHIDDSQTEGTQFRPGVGVAAVQYGILKNVFYVYVQDANGNVMFKDVMFNPRIVAKSDRKIALEEGEGCLSVDESWPNQEGFVHRSDRIVVDAYSYNERKWLRYELTGYLAIVFQHELDHLNGHLFIDRIAKKDPWKKLAKAKYL from the coding sequence ATGAATAAAAAATATAATATCAAAATAGTACAACTACCTGATACTGTACTTAGAAAAAAATCACATGATGTACCAATTCCTCTAACAGATGAAGATATTGATCTAGCAGAAAGAATGATATATCACATCGATGACTCACAAACTGAAGGAACACAATTCCGTCCCGGAGTTGGTGTTGCAGCAGTACAATATGGAATACTTAAAAATGTCTTTTATGTTTATGTCCAAGACGCAAATGGAAATGTAATGTTTAAGGATGTTATGTTTAATCCTCGCATTGTCGCTAAAAGCGATCGTAAAATTGCTCTTGAAGAAGGTGAGGGATGTTTATCGGTTGATGAATCTTGACCAAATCAAGAAGGATTTGTTCATAGATCCGATAGAATTGTTGTAGATGCTTATAGTTATAACGAACGTAAATGACTACGTTATGAACTTACTGGTTATTTAGCAATTGTATTCCAACATGAATTAGATCACTTAAATGGTCACTTATTTATTGACCGTATAGCTAAAAAAGATCCATGAAAAAAATTAGCAAAGGCTAAATACTTATAA
- the plsY gene encoding glycerol-3-phosphate 1-O-acyltransferase PlsY, with translation MQGNLSILIFSSVLINIAFIVMGYLIGSLNTSIILGKIIKKDPREEHSQNAGATNSSRVFGRKIGIIILLVDIAKTIVAVAIATGFAYLANITPQLRMPAEIAKTPVVYQAQPIVAVPMLAGFGVVLGHCFPVFYGFKGGKGVACSIGLIISYNIVLLPIAAVFFFAVAFWKKYVSLASMVAAILLIPFVFVPWMSNSVIAWGTNFNWLNNIVNDAFVSNPVHGQVLPELKPWVPVDQKHLFIYIFNYTLTIGSIFNGFIYLGAVGLILLTHRTNIKRLISGTERKINLKKS, from the coding sequence ATGCAAGGAAATTTATCAATTCTGATATTTAGTAGTGTGCTAATTAATATCGCATTTATAGTGATGGGATATTTAATTGGTTCGCTAAATACATCAATAATTTTAGGCAAGATAATTAAGAAAGATCCTAGAGAAGAACATTCCCAAAATGCAGGTGCAACCAATTCTTCTAGGGTATTTGGAAGAAAAATAGGAATAATTATTCTATTAGTTGATATAGCAAAAACAATAGTAGCTGTAGCAATAGCCACAGGATTTGCATATTTAGCAAATATAACTCCACAATTACGAATGCCTGCTGAAATTGCGAAGACTCCAGTGGTTTATCAAGCTCAACCAATTGTTGCTGTGCCAATGTTAGCAGGATTCGGAGTTGTGCTTGGTCATTGTTTTCCAGTATTTTATGGATTTAAAGGTGGAAAAGGAGTTGCTTGTTCAATTGGATTAATAATTAGTTACAATATTGTTTTATTACCGATTGCTGCTGTATTTTTCTTTGCTGTTGCATTTTGAAAAAAATATGTATCTCTTGCAAGTATGGTAGCAGCTATCTTATTAATTCCTTTTGTATTTGTACCTTGAATGTCAAATAGTGTAATAGCTTGAGGCACAAATTTCAATTGATTAAATAATATAGTAAATGATGCTTTTGTATCCAATCCTGTGCATGGGCAAGTATTACCCGAATTAAAGCCTTGAGTTCCAGTAGATCAAAAACATTTATTTATATATATTTTTAATTACACATTAACAATAGGATCAATATTTAATGGATTTATTTACTTAGGAGCTGTAGGATTAATCTTATTAACTCACAGAACTAATATAAAAAGATTAATAAGTGGTACAGAGAGAAAAATCAATTTAAAAAAAAGCTAA
- a CDS encoding IS30 family transposase translates to MDSLNDNEINKIHKDINKLREQNITHFNIEKLAIMFKNFATHETLNDISKTMNVSAKVLKQNLKLAMWITQQKTHTNFAVIVKNRLTTIFKVSHREWVQLKMQNVQNPVQQIHENTISKWDDIVRFWRFWSKQHRIVKRKLSKGILLSDNEKKFEPLISVTTFLDYYKEQLKDKNAFIPTPQAFYYFYGLRIFKDVDFSIFILKSKEVFQNLIEINYVARRKKPKGVQSKKINFGISIHLAPLTIRNREEFGHYEMDTVILNLRAKYCILTLLERKTRMLFGILTRRDADSIKESLLKLINHHNLTILSLTIDNGSENVKLNEIREIPVIYKCDTYSSLQKEA, encoded by the coding sequence ATGGATTCACTAAATGATAACGAAATAAACAAAATCCATAAGGACATAAACAAACTCAGAGAGCAAAATATAACTCATTTCAACATCGAAAAGCTAGCTATTATGTTTAAAAATTTCGCAACACATGAAACACTGAATGATATTTCAAAAACAATGAACGTATCAGCTAAAGTTCTCAAGCAAAATTTAAAACTAGCTATGTGAATTACACAGCAGAAGACTCATACAAATTTTGCAGTAATTGTAAAAAATAGACTAACAACAATTTTTAAAGTTTCACATCGTGAATGAGTTCAGCTCAAAATGCAAAATGTTCAAAATCCAGTTCAACAAATTCATGAAAACACAATTTCAAAATGAGATGATATTGTTCGCTTCTGAAGGTTTTGAAGTAAACAACACAGAATCGTTAAGAGAAAATTATCTAAAGGTATTTTACTTTCAGATAATGAAAAGAAATTTGAACCACTAATATCAGTAACGACATTCTTGGATTACTATAAAGAACAATTGAAGGATAAAAATGCTTTTATACCTACGCCACAAGCTTTTTATTACTTTTATGGATTAAGAATATTTAAAGATGTTGATTTCTCTATTTTTATTTTGAAATCAAAAGAGGTATTTCAAAATCTAATTGAGATAAACTACGTGGCAAGAAGAAAAAAGCCTAAAGGAGTGCAATCTAAGAAAATTAACTTTGGTATTTCTATTCATCTCGCACCATTAACAATTAGAAACAGAGAAGAATTTGGACATTATGAAATGGACACAGTAATTCTTAATTTAAGAGCTAAATATTGCATTCTTACCTTGCTAGAAAGAAAGACAAGAATGTTATTTGGGATATTAACTCGGCGAGATGCAGATTCAATAAAAGAATCACTTCTTAAATTGATTAATCATCACAATTTAACCATTTTATCTCTAACCATAGACAATGGTTCGGAAAATGTGAAGTTAAATGAAATAAGAGAAATTCCTGTTATTTACAAGTGCGATACATATTCATCATTACAAAAGGAAGCATAG